Proteins from a single region of Pithys albifrons albifrons isolate INPA30051 chromosome 12, PitAlb_v1, whole genome shotgun sequence:
- the SIAH1 gene encoding E3 ubiquitin-protein ligase SIAH1 isoform X2, with translation MSRQTATALPTGTSKCTPSQRVPALTGTTASNNDLASLFECPVCFDYVLPPILQCQSGHLVCSNCRPKLTCCPTCRGPLGSIRNLAMEKVANSVLFPCKYASSGCEITLPHTEKADHEELCEFRPYSCPCPGASCKWQGSLDAVMPHLMHQHKSITTLQGEDIVFLATDINLPGAVDWVMMQSCFGFHFMLVLEKQEKYDGHQQFFAIVQLIGTRKQAENFAYRLELNGHRRRLTWEATPRSIHEGIATAIMNSDCLVFDTSIAQLFAENGNLGINVTISMC, from the coding sequence ATGAGCCGTCAGACTGCCACAGCTCTCCCCACGGGTACCTCCAAGTGCACGCCCTCGCAGCGGGTGCCTGCGCTGACGGGCACCACCGCCTCCAACAATGACCTGGCCAGCCTCTTCGAGTGCCCCGTGTGCTTTGACTATGTGCTGCCCCCCATCCTGCAGTGTCAGAGTGGCCACCTGGTTTGTAGCAACTGTCGCCCCAAGCTCACGTGCTGCCCCACCTGCCGCGGCCCGCTGGGCTCCATCCGTAACCTGGCCATGGAGAAGGTTGCCAACTCTGTACTATTCCCATGTAAATACGCCTCTTCGGGATGCGAGATAACTTTGCCACACACGGAAAAAGCAGACCACGAGGAGCTTTGTGAGTTTAGGCCTTATTCCTGCCCGTGTCCCGGTGCTTCCTGTAAATGGCAGGGCTCCCTGGATGCTGTAATGCCACACCTGATGCACCAACACAAGTCCATCACAACACTGCAGGGAGAAGATATAGTGTTCCTGGCTACGGACATTAATCTTCCTGGTGCTGTTGACTGGGTTATGATGCAGTCTTGTTTTGGCTTCCATTTCATGTTAGTGTTGGAGAAACAGGAGAAATACGATGGTCACCAGCAGTTCTTTGCAATTGTACAGCTGATAGGAACACGCAAGCAAGCAGAAAACTTTGCCTACCGACTGGAGCTAAACGGCCATAGGCGGCGATTGACTTGGGAAGCAACTCCTCGGTCCATCCATGAGGGAATTGCAACAGCCATTATGAATAGTGACTGCCTAGTCTTTGACACCAGCATTGCACAGCTCTTTGCAGAAAACGGCAATTTAG